ATCACGCTACTGTTTGACCAGTACTGCGAGCGGCAGCTAACTATGCGGAACCGACGGGCGCTTTTTTGTGAATGAACAAAAAAAAATGCACCGACGGGCTGAGATCAAACAAATCATCGACCGACCTTCACATCACCTGGGCGCAGCACGGAAAAGACGATTAGCGCGTCCGCACTGCTGGTAGTTGGAGTTGGACCGCAGGGATAGGGGGCACTTTCTGTACTGGGCCCGTCCATAATCCATAAGCGCTTTGATTAGTTTTGCTATGCTTATGTAGCTTTGTAGGGCACGCTACCGTGTAAGTTTTGGCGGATCGTATTAGTGAAATACTATACGGACACCGTGATGCTACATACGTATCATTAATGTAATTTGCATGATGTCGGGTGTCTGTAGCGACGTCTGAAAACACTGACCCCGCCGAAGTTGCTGCAGTGGTAGTTTTTCCTCCCCTCATGTTCACTGATGCGTAGTAAATTTAACTAATCCACTGCTGCGAAGCCAAACAGATATATAGTGACGTGGTGACTCTGCCTTTTTCTACTCCTACTAACTTTGGCTTTCCAAGAGATGTCCGGGGTGACATGAGCCGCAACAAATTCCACACCAGCAACGTAAAGCAGAAACCAACGCGTGCCGTCCTCTTTTGACTTGGCGGGCCTATATAAACTAGAGACCCGCACGTACACAGAAAGATCGGGCATGATGCAAGCCCAAGCGCGCTGAGAGAAACGGGCGTCGTAAAATATCAGGCAAAAGCAACCTAAAAAAAAGAAGCGGTGCGTGAACCCACGGCGCCATGCGATGCATGATGAGCATTGAGCAGACGGCAGGGGCGGCCAGCATGCGAGCGAGACTTCCCCCCGGGGGGCCAGAACGAGACAAAGCACTCGACCGAGTCACCCGGCAACTTGCGTTTGCGTCCTTTCCCCCATCCCTTTCGTCTCGTGGTCGAGAAGCAAAAGGATCCAAGAACCTTCGTGCAACCATCcctttcttttatttttctttttcacCGCGCGCTAGCCATCTCCCTGTCCTTGGTACAGGGACGGGAGCTTTTAATGTGCGTTGCGAGAGGTGCAACAAGAGATAGATGGTGGTTATTTTATCCACCTGCAGGCTGCAGCACGCTCGATCCTTTGCCGTCAGTTCTCGTCCTACGTGTCCAAAAGAAAGGAGAAAGAGATCTCCCCCGTCCACGGACACGGAGGAAGCCTTAAAACTTTTGAATAGCTGGAGCTCACTCCACGCACGCAAATGGACATGGCGTCCCTGACGCGTAGACTGCTGAGAAGTTTTGACCCCTTCCGGCCGGCCTGGTAGCAATGGCGGGCTGTTACTGGTAGTATCTACAGCCTGCAGGTAGTACGTGTGTGGACAGTGGGACCGTGGTCCGTGTGGGAGGTGGAGAGATGCACGCACCGCACGCACAGGTGCTTCGTCTGCCTTTAGCGAACCGTGCATTGCACCGATCCGGCAGCGGCAGGGCAGTAGTGTGCGGGTGGGTACGGCGGGGGCGAGCGGACCACCGAGTGGCCAATACGAAATTCCTATTCCCTCCCTGCCTGCGTTGAGGAGGGGAGCGATGGAATCCGGGTCCGGGGTGGGTCTGTCGCTCGGGCGCTGGGCTCACACGAGGGAGGCACGGCACGGCACGGGGGCAGTGGGGGGCACCGGCCAGCCCACCAGTACCGAATGCACGATATGCGGCCCCGCATCGCCCATCCCTCCTCCTCGCGCTTTATATAGCCACCACCGCGCCCGCTTCGCCTCTCCCGTCCACGCATCGCCACCGCGCCATATCGGCATATCCGCAAGAAGCACCCGGCACATCGCGTCGCCCCCACCTTCCCCCTCCCACCACCGCAAGCCCGGACACGCCCAGGGCGCAAATCCGGACAAGCGCTGCCCCGGTCGCGGCAGGCATGGGTTTCCCGGTGGGCTACTCGGAGCTGGTGCTCCCGAAGCAGCTGCTCCAcctcctgctgctgctggggtacaTCCGCCGCTTCCTCCTCTGGGCGTTCGACGCCGTGGGGCTCGGCGACCTGCTGGATCTCGGGGACGACCACCAGGCGCTGCTGCAggaccaccagcagcagcagcacggcGCCGCCGCGCAGGGGCGGGACCTGCCGCAGCAGGCGGCGATGCTGCAGCACCGGCGCCCGGAGTTCCGGGCGGTGCCGGCGATGGTCATCGAGGAGGTCCTCCCCGTGGTGCGGTTCGACGAGCTGGAGCTGGAGCCGGAGCCCGGAGACTGCGCGGTGTGCCTGAGCGGCATCGGCGGCCGCGACGAGGTGCGGCGGCTCAGCAACTGCCGCCACGTCTTCCACCGGGCCTGCCTCGACCGCTGGATGGAGCACGACCAGCGCACGTGCCCGCTCTGCCGCGCGCCGCTCATCCCCGACGAGATGGCCGGCGCGCTctgggccgccgccgccggcgtccCCGACGCCTCCGACTTCGACTTCTCCTACCTCGGCGCGCCGCTGGCGCCCGTGCCCTCCCCGACGCTGCTGCGGCCGCACGAGCTGCTGCTCACCGGCCTGGGCGGCTACCAGTGAGAGCTCACCACCGCCCGCCACTTCCCCCGTGGGGAATGCGCGTCTGCCTGGATCCATCGACGCTTGCTTGCTTGCTTCCGTTCCGTGGGAGGGACGGGGACGGACAGCAGCCGAGGCAGAGAAGAAACCCAAGGCTCTCGAATTGTACATAGGCAAAATGAGTAAAGCGGCCACCCCCCCAAAAAAAGGCTAGGAGATTAGATCCCTCTTGTGCATAGGTAGATTCCGTCTTCCAAGTTTGTGGAGTTGTGAATCTTTGCGCGGATTAAATTTTTGTCGATGAGCTAGGCGTGTCGATGCATGATTTGGGCCCGCTTTTTGTCCTGCCAGTGCCACTGCCAGCCATGCTTTCTGGCTGCTCGCTCAGGTCAGTCAGGTCACCCAGGGCAGCTGCTCGGGTTCGGTACATCCGTGGACCGGTGGACGGCTCCGTTCCTCTGCACGGTTTCCGTCTCGCAAGGACACACCCAACCCAAGCACGCGAACTTTTTCCAACCTGTGCAGTGTGCCACAAAATATTTCTGCTGCTTCAACGGGAAAGCGCCAAGGCTCCAGATGTTCCGTGGATCCGGTGGTGCGGCCACCCATTGCTGTAACAGCTGTCCACACACAGGAGAATTTCGGGCCAACCTGGTGCTGTGTTGTCCAACACACAGGATTTGAATTGAATTGGCAACCAATCTCTCTCGCAACTCTAGAGTCTAGAGCATCAACCAACAGTGGCAAATGCTAATCAGACAGCCGGGGGTGCGACCAAATGCGCCGAGTCCCTCCGTTCCTTTCCACGGTCCAATCATCCGTGTCAACCATCACTGACGGTCTTCAGACTCCAGGAAGTTTCAGATCCAGAGATGAGACACCCGACGCCGAACCATGATATGTTGTTTGTGCGCGCTTGTGTTTTGGTAAAGGAAGCAAGAAGAACCATGATCTGAAACATAATCTGCAGCAGAAAAAGTAGGTCAGATTGTTCAGTCTCGCTCTGAAAGCCAGAGAGCGCTCTTGACAGGTGTAGTAGTCTTCTACCTGCAACGCATCTCCAGTT
This portion of the Zea mays cultivar B73 chromosome 2, Zm-B73-REFERENCE-NAM-5.0, whole genome shotgun sequence genome encodes:
- the LOC100284422 gene encoding RING zinc finger protein-like: MGFPVGYSELVLPKQLLHLLLLLGYIRRFLLWAFDAVGLGDLLDLGDDHQALLQDHQQQQHGAAAQGRDLPQQAAMLQHRRPEFRAVPAMVIEEVLPVVRFDELELEPEPGDCAVCLSGIGGRDEVRRLSNCRHVFHRACLDRWMEHDQRTCPLCRAPLIPDEMAGALWAAAAGVPDASDFDFSYLGAPLAPVPSPTLLRPHELLLTGLGGYQ